A section of the Coprothermobacter sp. genome encodes:
- a CDS encoding GNAT family N-acetyltransferase codes for MDTSGALAGIVCRELEPGLWPHLEALFDKNGACGGCWCQWWRIAGVEHWKDVKGEVAHFRLCRQVQEGKAHGVLAYDGGEAVGWCSFEPRSVFPRLERSPSFKGTPAARVWFVGCFFVERTWRRCGVADLLLTESLKLMEREGAEVVEACPKDTHGRAQPDAFVYTGTRAMFERQGFLVAEGPKSGIVVMRKRLATRKCT; via the coding sequence ATGGACACATCAGGCGCGCTGGCTGGCATCGTCTGCCGCGAACTGGAACCGGGGCTCTGGCCGCACCTGGAAGCTCTGTTCGACAAGAATGGAGCGTGTGGCGGTTGCTGGTGTCAGTGGTGGCGCATCGCGGGAGTAGAGCACTGGAAGGATGTCAAGGGCGAAGTGGCGCATTTCCGTCTTTGTCGTCAGGTGCAGGAAGGTAAGGCACATGGCGTTCTCGCATACGATGGCGGTGAGGCCGTCGGGTGGTGCTCGTTCGAGCCGCGCTCTGTGTTTCCACGGCTGGAGCGTTCACCTTCGTTCAAGGGAACACCGGCAGCAAGGGTCTGGTTCGTCGGCTGCTTCTTTGTCGAGCGGACGTGGCGCCGCTGCGGCGTAGCCGACCTACTGCTGACAGAATCGCTGAAGCTGATGGAGCGTGAAGGAGCCGAGGTCGTCGAGGCCTGTCCCAAGGATACGCATGGCAGAGCACAGCCAGACGCCTTTGTCTATACCGGAACGCGCGCCATGTTCGAACGCCAGGGATTCCTGGTGGCAGAGGGCCCCAAGTCCGGCATCGTGGTGATGCGCAAGCGGCTGGCAACAAGGAAGTGTACGTGA
- a CDS encoding cysteine methyltransferase → MGTTETFFERVWTVAARIPRGKVTTYGAIARALGCPGAARTVGWAMRAAPAGSRLPCHRVVNATGDLSPVDAFGGPGIQQSLLESEGVTFDPQGRVDMKRYLWIPE, encoded by the coding sequence ATGGGAACGACAGAGACCTTCTTTGAACGCGTCTGGACTGTCGCGGCACGGATTCCACGCGGCAAGGTGACGACGTACGGTGCCATCGCGCGGGCGCTGGGCTGTCCTGGAGCCGCCAGGACGGTCGGCTGGGCGATGCGGGCGGCCCCCGCCGGATCCCGGCTACCGTGTCACCGGGTGGTCAATGCGACGGGCGACCTGTCCCCAGTGGATGCGTTTGGCGGGCCCGGCATCCAGCAATCGCTGCTGGAGAGTGAGGGAGTCACGTTCGATCCACAGGGGCGTGTCGACATGAAGCGCTATCTGTGGATACCTGAGTGA
- a CDS encoding radical SAM protein, whose protein sequence is MRRARAKSMFLSRVSSRCWPSPCRRTPSAWYWNHAAEAPRGAWLVIHPAYTVQDSHMQGTGSGECDMSETTEYIHLFDAAVGALFSDAVRVTLRDPSVAGFFVRMRRAQHAAERRRAQLAEEGVHVPPFMILSVTGRCNLACAGCYAQAQARQEESDMTPTELLSVVRQGSDLGVGIMLLAGGEPMTRADDLLTIAREVPDVMFPVFTNGTLLDESLVGRIRRQRNLVPIISLEGHAAETDARRGAGVAGQALAAIARMRRAGVFFGTSLTVTRLNIDTVLDERYLSSLINLGCRLFFFVEYVPVREGTELLILDSVQRTRLAAAVTSLQERFRGLFIAFPGDEEAFGGCLAAGRGFIHISPSGRVEPCPFAPYSDAGVRDAPLRDALASPLLAAIRDNHEKLTETSGGCALWSQREWVRSLIAGPETVETAGLGKPHGNDRDLL, encoded by the coding sequence ATGCGGCGGGCCCGCGCGAAATCCATGTTCCTGTCGAGAGTGTCCAGTCGATGCTGGCCATCACCCTGTCGCCGGACGCCTTCAGCCTGGTACTGGAACCACGCGGCTGAGGCCCCCCGAGGCGCTTGGCTGGTCATTCACCCTGCCTATACTGTACAGGACAGCCACATGCAAGGCACGGGTTCTGGGGAGTGTGACATGAGTGAGACGACCGAGTACATTCACCTGTTCGACGCCGCCGTTGGAGCCCTGTTCTCCGACGCGGTACGCGTCACCCTGCGGGACCCGTCCGTCGCGGGCTTCTTTGTGAGGATGCGCCGTGCCCAGCATGCTGCGGAACGCCGCCGCGCCCAGCTTGCGGAAGAGGGGGTGCATGTGCCGCCGTTCATGATCCTCAGCGTGACGGGCCGGTGCAACCTTGCGTGTGCGGGCTGCTACGCCCAGGCTCAGGCGCGCCAGGAGGAATCGGACATGACGCCCACGGAACTCCTGAGTGTCGTCCGGCAGGGGAGCGACCTCGGCGTCGGGATCATGCTGCTTGCCGGCGGTGAGCCGATGACGCGGGCAGACGACCTCCTGACCATTGCGCGCGAAGTGCCTGACGTCATGTTCCCGGTGTTCACCAACGGCACACTTCTGGACGAATCACTGGTAGGCCGGATCCGCCGTCAGCGCAACCTCGTCCCTATCATCAGCCTCGAGGGGCACGCAGCGGAGACGGACGCGCGCAGGGGCGCAGGGGTCGCTGGGCAGGCGCTGGCGGCTATCGCGCGGATGCGCCGGGCCGGCGTCTTTTTCGGGACGTCGTTGACGGTCACTCGACTGAACATCGACACGGTCCTCGACGAGCGGTACCTGAGCAGCCTCATCAACCTGGGATGCAGACTATTCTTCTTTGTTGAGTATGTTCCAGTGCGCGAGGGCACCGAATTGCTCATCCTGGACAGTGTCCAGCGAACCCGGCTGGCTGCAGCTGTCACATCACTGCAAGAGCGGTTTCGAGGTCTGTTCATCGCATTTCCCGGTGATGAAGAGGCGTTCGGTGGCTGTCTGGCTGCAGGGCGCGGGTTCATCCACATCAGCCCGTCAGGGCGGGTGGAGCCGTGTCCGTTCGCCCCGTATTCCGACGCCGGAGTCCGGGACGCTCCATTGCGCGATGCCCTGGCGTCGCCTCTGCTTGCCGCTATCCGCGACAACCATGAGAAGCTTACCGAGACGAGTGGAGGCTGTGCTCTATGGTCACAGCGCGAGTGGGTGCGTTCGCTGATAGCGGGCCCGGAGACGGTGGAAACTGCCGGGTTGGGAAAACCGCATGGGAACGACAGAGACCTTCTTTGA